One Myripristis murdjan chromosome 17, fMyrMur1.1, whole genome shotgun sequence DNA segment encodes these proteins:
- the ghrhra gene encoding growth hormone releasing hormone receptor a — MELYCRGLPGRNYKCILLIFYLNLWSKPIAEAIHPDCAIISQHLRSLEICSLIRTREAENQTGHTGCKTEWDEIRCWLRAEVGQVVNVSCSEVFQHFSSNQGYVYRNCTVDGWTEMYPPYEDACVFNDDTEPESETSYLSTFRQVYTVGYATSLISLITAIVVFTAFRKFRCTRNYIHINLFSSFVLRASAVFIKDTVLFADETLDHCSMSTVACKSAVAFFQFSILANYFWLLVEGMYLQTLLALTFVSQRKYFWWYILIGWGLPSTVLILWVLARYFYDNRGCWDDTDNVGIWWIIKGPITASLLVNIVIFINVIRILVQKLKSPAMSGNNDTGHFMRLAKSTLFLIPLFGMHYTVFAFLPENTGVAARLYIELGLGSFQGFVVALLYCFMNGEVQTELRRWLWRCHTQNHLAPSKRSITVTQITVVARGGQQRPLSTSNFSSV; from the exons GCAGAAGCAATTCATCCAGACTGCGCCATCATTTCGCAGCACCTGAGGTCTCTGGAGATTTGTAGCCTGATTAGGACgagagaggcagaaaaccaGACCGGCCACACCG gCTGTAAAACAGAGTGGGATGAGATACGGTGTTGGCTGAGAGCTGAAGTGGGCCAGGTGGTCAACGTATCCTGTTCTGAGGTCTTCCAGCACTTCTCCAGCAATCAAG GGTATGTTTACAGGAACTGCACAGTTGATGGCTGGACTGAAATGTACCCCCCTTACGAAGACGCCTgtgtttttaatgatgacacTGAGCCCGAATCTGAG aCTAGTTATCTGTCCACATTCAGACAGGTTTACACTGTGGGCTATGCcacctctctcatctctcttatCACGGCCATAGTGGTGTTTACAGCCTTCAG AAAGTTCCGCTGCACCAGGAACTACATCCACATCAACCTGTTCTCCTCCTTCGTCCTGAGGGCCAGCGCTGTCTTCATCAAAGACACGGTGCTGTTTGCTGATGAGACTCTGGACCACTGCTCCATGTCCACG GTGGCATGTAAGTCGGCCGTAGCTTTCTTCCAGTTCAGCATCCTGGCCAATTACTTCTGGCTGCTGGTGGAGGGCATGTACCTGCAGACTCTGCTGGCCCTCACCTTCGTCTCTCAGAGGAAATACTTCTGGTGGTacatcctgattggctggg GGCTCCCGTCGACCGTTCTCATACTGTGGGTTTTGGCCAGATACTTCTACGACAACAGAGG TTGCTGGGATGACACAGACAATGTTGGTATATGGTGGATTATTAAAGGACCCATAACAGCCTCGCTGCTG GTCAACATCGTTATCTTCATCAATGTGATCCGGATTCTGGTTCAGAAGCTCAAGTCTCCCGCCATGAGTGGGAACAATGACACTGGGCATTTTAT GAGGCTGGCTAAATCCACCCTGTTCCTCATCCCCCTGTTTGGGATGCACTACACTGTGTTTGCCTTCCTGCCGGAGAACACCGGAGTGGCAGCCAGGCTCTACATCGAGCTGGGACTGGGATCCTTTCAG GGTTTCGTGGTGGCGCTGCTGTACTGCTTCATGAACGGAGAG GTCCAGACAGAGCTGCGGCGGTGGCTGTGGAGGTGTCACACCCAGAACCACCTCGCCCCGTCCAAGAGGAGCATCACCGTCACTCAGATCACAGTTGTGGCACGTGGAGGGCAGCAGAGGCCTCTTTCCACCAGCAACTTCTCCTCCGTCTGA
- the adcyap1r1a gene encoding pituitary adenylate cyclase-activating polypeptide type I receptor yields MRGFLLTAIILLPLVAAESEHCIIKREHEKCMERIALHNPVDDLEFACPWMWDNLTCWQAASVGEVIVVNCPELFHDFMGPEDEMGKVSRNCTEDGWSEPFPHYLDVCLFDDNATKPDMYYASVKALYTVGYSTSLVSLTTAMVILCRFRKLHCTRNFIHMNLFVSFILRAISVFIKDGVLYAEEDSDHCVVHTVACKAVMVFFHYCVMSNYFWLFIEGLYLFTLLVETFFPERRYFYWYTIVGWGTPTICVTVWAVLRLHFDDTGCWDTYENTALWWVIKGPVVASIMINFVLFIGIIIILVQKLQSPDIGGNESSIYLRLARSTLLLIPLFGIHYTVFAFSPEDVSKRERLVFELGLGSFQGFVVAVLYCFLNGEVQSEIKRKWRSWTVNRYFAVDLKQQRHPSLASSGVNGGTQLSILSKSSSQIRMSSPLAENTNLSLPT; encoded by the exons GTGGCGGCAGAGTCAGAGCACTGCATCATCAAGCGTGAACATGAGAAATGCATGGAGAGGATCGCGCTCCATAACCCCGTCGATGACCTTGAATTTG CATGCCCGTGGATGTGGGACAACCTGACATGCTGGCAGGCGGCCAGCGTTGGGGAGGTTATCGTGGTCAACTGTCCGGAGCTTTTCCACGACTTCATGGGCCCTGAGGACG AGATGGGGAAGGTCAGTCGTAACTGCACCGAGGACGGCTGGTCTGAACCGTTCCCTCACTACTTGGATGTCTGCCTCTTCGATGACAACGCCACCAAACCT GACATGTACTATGCGTCAGTCAAGGCTCTGTACACAGTTGGCTACAGCACATCCCTAGTGTCTCTCACCACAGCCATGGTCATTCTCTGCAGGTTCAG GAAGCTGCATTGCACCAGGAACTTCATCCACATGAATCTGTTTGTGTCCTTCATCCTGAGGGCCATCTCAGTCTTCATCAAGGACGGCGTGCTGTACGCTGAGGAGGACAGCGACCACTGCGTCGTCCACACA GTGGCATGTAAAGCAGTGATGGTGTTCTTCCATTACTGTGTCATGTCCAACTACTTCTGGCTGTTCATTGAAGGCCTGTATCTCTTCACTCTGCTGGTGGAGACTTTCTTCCCTGAGAGACGTTACTTCTACTGGTACACCATTGTGGGATGGG GAACTCCCACCATTTGTGTGACCGTGTGGGCAGTTCTGAGACTCCATTTCGATGACACAGG CTGCTGGGATACATATGAGAACACCGCCCTCTGGTGGGTGATCAAGGGACCAGTGGTGGCCTCCATAATG ATCAATTTTGTCCTGTTCATCGGGATTATCATTATCCTGGTCCAGAAGCTGCAGTCCCCTGATATTGGAGGGAATGAATCCAGCATTTACCT GCGTCTGGCGCGCTCCACGCTCCTGCTCATCCCCCTGTTTGGGATTCACTACACCGTGTTCGCCTTCTCACCTGAGGACgtcagcaagagagagaggctggtgtTCGAGCTGGGTCTGGGGTCCTTCCAG gGCTTCGTGGTCGCTGTCCTCTACTGTTTCCTCAATGGAGAG GTGCAGTCGGAGATCAAGAGGAAATGGCGCAGCTGGACGGTGAACCGGTACTTTGCTGTGGACCTGAAGCAGCAGAGGCACCCTTCGTTGGCCAGCAGTGGAGTGAACGGGGGGACTCAGCTGTCCATCCTGAGCAAAAGCAGCTCCCAGATACGCATGTCCAGCCCCCTGGCCGAGAACACCAACCTGAGCCTCCCCACCTGA